Proteins found in one Mucilaginibacter gracilis genomic segment:
- a CDS encoding SDR family NAD(P)-dependent oxidoreductase encodes MTKKVIIVGASSGIGKALALQLAERDYLIAITGRRTELLAQLSDQYPDKILYSEIDNTQTDTLEMKLEKLKEQLGGLDLLILSSGVGNINESLSFAIEKATIDLNVTAFTMIAGWAFKTFQKQGYGHLAAITSIAGLAGSHLAPAYNASKAFEINYLKGLRKNAGQLKLPIIITDIRPGFVDTAMAKGEGLFWVAPADKAAAQIVAAINNHKRVTYITKRWTLVALLLKLVNL; translated from the coding sequence ATGACCAAAAAAGTGATCATCGTGGGTGCGTCCTCCGGAATCGGTAAAGCACTCGCCCTTCAGCTGGCAGAAAGGGACTACCTGATCGCCATCACCGGCAGAAGAACAGAACTGTTAGCACAGCTAAGCGATCAATATCCGGACAAAATACTTTACAGTGAGATCGATAATACGCAAACCGATACCCTGGAAATGAAGCTTGAAAAACTAAAGGAACAACTCGGCGGCCTTGATCTGCTGATTTTAAGCTCCGGTGTTGGCAACATCAATGAATCGCTGTCCTTTGCTATTGAAAAAGCGACGATAGATCTGAATGTAACCGCTTTTACAATGATTGCCGGCTGGGCATTCAAGACCTTTCAAAAGCAAGGCTACGGTCATTTGGCAGCCATCACTTCCATAGCAGGCTTAGCGGGCAGCCATCTGGCACCCGCCTATAATGCAAGCAAAGCCTTCGAGATCAATTACCTGAAAGGCCTCCGTAAAAATGCCGGACAACTCAAGTTACCCATTATCATCACAGATATACGGCCAGGGTTCGTCGATACGGCGATGGCAAAAGGAGAGGGTTTGTTTTGGGTAGCACCAGCCGATAAAGCAGCTGCTCAAATCGTTGCAGCAATAAACAATCATAAGCGAGTGACCTATATCACTAAACGGTGGACACTAGTAGCGCTGTTACT
- a CDS encoding serine hydrolase domain-containing protein: MSYRLLVILAFLHFGINASAQRTYDPITAAIQNDYSGMHSLLIAKGGKLVYEHYFNGFAADSLHDTRSAFKSVTSLLLGIAIDKGLIKSVDEKVATFFPENKAFAADPLKTNMTIKDLLEMRSGFDCDEWNDEKDCETAMTATRDWVKFCLQLPMKNPPGKVWAYTSCDPMLISGIINKASGTSIMDFAEKNLFAPLGITNYRWTVDPAGQGMTAGSFFIRPLDMVKLGELVLHAGRYHGKQLISEKWLKASTTATIPIPDFSFMKLSRSTAAEPQPAFYGYYWYNETVKMGNKTFPVVFASGNGGQYIMIVKKLDLVIVVTQGNFGTWKAKRAFDLLAKYILRFTVK; the protein is encoded by the coding sequence ATGAGCTATCGGTTATTAGTGATCCTGGCCTTTCTGCATTTTGGCATCAACGCCAGCGCTCAGCGTACATACGACCCGATAACCGCTGCGATCCAAAACGATTACAGCGGGATGCACAGTCTGCTCATTGCCAAAGGCGGGAAGCTGGTCTACGAACACTACTTTAACGGCTTTGCTGCCGATTCTCTGCACGATACCCGTTCCGCTTTTAAGTCGGTGACCAGCCTGCTGCTGGGTATCGCCATAGACAAGGGCCTGATCAAAAGCGTGGACGAAAAAGTAGCCACTTTCTTTCCGGAAAACAAAGCCTTTGCGGCAGATCCTCTGAAAACCAACATGACGATCAAAGACCTGCTGGAAATGCGATCAGGGTTTGACTGCGACGAATGGAACGATGAAAAGGATTGCGAGACCGCAATGACCGCCACCCGCGACTGGGTGAAATTCTGTTTGCAGCTTCCAATGAAAAACCCGCCGGGTAAGGTCTGGGCCTATACTTCCTGTGACCCGATGCTCATCAGCGGTATCATCAATAAAGCAAGTGGAACAAGTATCATGGATTTCGCCGAAAAAAACCTCTTCGCGCCATTAGGCATTACCAACTACCGCTGGACAGTCGACCCGGCAGGTCAGGGTATGACCGCAGGTTCTTTCTTCATCCGTCCGCTGGATATGGTCAAACTTGGCGAACTCGTATTGCACGCAGGCAGGTACCACGGCAAACAGCTCATCTCCGAAAAATGGCTGAAGGCCTCCACGACAGCCACTATCCCCATCCCGGATTTTTCTTTTATGAAACTGAGCCGCAGCACAGCAGCCGAACCGCAACCCGCTTTTTATGGTTATTACTGGTATAACGAGACCGTAAAAATGGGTAATAAAACCTTCCCCGTCGTTTTTGCCTCCGGCAATGGCGGACAATATATCATGATCGTTAAAAAGCTTGATCTGGTCATCGTGGTCACCCAGGGCAATTTCGGTACCTGGAAAGCCAAACGCGCATTCGACCTGCTGGCTAAATATATCCTGCGTTTTACCGTAAAATAA
- a CDS encoding serine hydrolase domain-containing protein — MKILKSLLVLLFLCSLLPEKSAAQAPDAKLAARIDEYFTALTRLKKFNGGIYVQANGHDVLKKAYNLSADPKSSLRVSNSSQFDIHSISKLMAYSILVKLQQQHQVKLTDTLSRYLPQFPNSRLITIDQLLHHRSGLPRELTSKPENILALSPDQIIAAISKEKLEFAPGTDTRYSNLGYEVIYYLIQKITGKPFAQCVKTYIFDPLQMKASGAHFVISHANLKQPALNHQLRDGVLTRVPNITQDEFSTARIYSTLGDMMVYLKSLHREPYLSALRDTLGVIQKNGGSDGIRAQIYTQTTKHYSFVLFANDDDIPFQQTITDLVNILEGKPYQVPAEINRKAVPVADNILQRYTGSYDFAEANHTRLEFRVENGLLQLYQDNKKEASLSAENERVFFDDPKSADGFEFIQQGDGWQISWTYQGSKFKGLKVTTP; from the coding sequence ATGAAAATCTTAAAAAGCCTTTTGGTCCTCCTGTTCCTTTGTTCGCTTTTGCCGGAAAAATCCGCCGCGCAAGCACCGGATGCCAAATTAGCCGCGCGCATCGATGAATATTTTACCGCCTTAACCCGGCTGAAAAAGTTCAATGGCGGCATCTATGTCCAGGCCAATGGCCATGACGTTCTGAAAAAGGCCTATAATTTGTCTGCCGATCCTAAAAGCAGCCTCCGGGTAAGCAACAGCAGCCAGTTCGATATCCATTCGATCAGTAAGCTCATGGCGTACAGTATACTGGTTAAACTCCAGCAGCAACACCAGGTAAAACTGACGGACACCTTAAGCAGGTACCTGCCGCAATTCCCCAACAGCAGGCTGATCACCATCGATCAGTTACTGCACCACCGGTCCGGCCTGCCCCGTGAACTGACCAGCAAGCCCGAAAATATCCTGGCACTGAGTCCTGATCAGATCATCGCCGCGATCAGTAAGGAAAAATTGGAGTTTGCCCCCGGCACCGATACCCGATACTCCAACCTGGGTTACGAGGTCATCTACTACCTGATCCAAAAAATCACCGGCAAGCCTTTCGCGCAGTGCGTGAAAACCTACATTTTCGATCCCCTGCAAATGAAAGCTTCGGGCGCCCACTTTGTGATCAGCCACGCGAACCTGAAGCAGCCTGCCCTGAACCACCAGTTGCGGGACGGCGTGCTCACCCGGGTGCCCAATATTACGCAGGATGAATTCTCTACCGCCCGTATCTATTCTACCCTTGGCGATATGATGGTCTACCTGAAGTCCCTGCACCGGGAACCTTACCTGTCCGCTCTGCGCGACACGCTGGGCGTCATCCAGAAGAATGGCGGCTCCGACGGGATCAGGGCACAGATCTATACGCAGACCACAAAGCATTACAGTTTTGTCTTATTCGCCAATGACGACGACATACCCTTTCAGCAAACCATCACCGACCTGGTGAATATACTCGAAGGCAAACCCTACCAGGTTCCTGCGGAGATCAACCGGAAAGCCGTGCCGGTGGCCGACAATATCCTACAACGCTATACCGGCTCTTATGATTTCGCGGAAGCGAACCATACCCGGCTGGAATTCCGGGTAGAGAACGGACTATTGCAGCTGTACCAGGACAACAAAAAGGAAGCTTCCCTGTCCGCTGAAAATGAACGCGTATTTTTTGATGACCCGAAATCAGCCGACGGCTTTGAATTTATCCAGCAGGGTGATGGCTGGCAGATCAGCTGGACCTATCAGGGATCGAAGTTCAAAGGACTGAAAGTTACAACCCCTTAG
- a CDS encoding serine hydrolase domain-containing protein: MLHPLKKTSLLLLTFLTLLAAKLPAQVISLSGRSLDTAALSNYIQKQMDSLKIPGAAVCILNHKQVVYRHDFGYANLEQKRPVTEATLFEAASMTKPLFAYYVNWLAQKGMISLDKPLYQYLPLPDLDYDPRYQKITARMVLSHTSGLPNWRADNRGQELDIKFEPGSQFSYSGEGYDYLAKVVAKITHTNAITLGARIRQDLLLPLGMRSSYLVWQDGLDNRLATGYEDGKTPREIWKPKVVNAASSLLATCSDYARFLSAVLSNQPLTGANTDRMLSRRIKLPAGHIITQYFGWTDWAMGFAIKPTAFGNVYAHGGTNEDFQSNFMIDRKTGTGFVAMTNSNHGHELNKKIEALVINGQ, encoded by the coding sequence ATGCTTCATCCGCTCAAAAAAACAAGCCTCTTACTTTTAACCTTTCTCACGTTGCTTGCCGCGAAATTACCTGCCCAGGTCATCAGCCTGTCTGGTCGTTCCCTGGATACCGCTGCACTAAGCAACTATATCCAAAAGCAGATGGATTCGCTGAAGATACCGGGTGCTGCTGTTTGCATCCTGAACCACAAACAGGTGGTTTACCGGCATGATTTCGGCTATGCGAACCTGGAGCAGAAACGGCCCGTCACTGAAGCGACTTTGTTCGAGGCAGCATCCATGACCAAACCTTTATTCGCTTACTACGTGAACTGGCTCGCCCAGAAAGGGATGATCAGTCTGGATAAGCCTTTATATCAGTATTTACCGCTTCCTGACCTGGATTATGACCCGCGGTACCAAAAGATCACCGCCCGGATGGTGCTGAGCCATACCAGCGGCCTGCCCAACTGGCGTGCCGATAACCGCGGCCAGGAACTCGACATCAAGTTTGAGCCGGGCAGCCAGTTCTCTTATTCCGGCGAAGGTTATGATTACCTGGCGAAAGTCGTGGCCAAAATCACCCATACCAATGCCATCACTTTAGGAGCGAGGATCAGACAAGACCTGCTTTTGCCATTGGGGATGCGGTCCAGCTACCTGGTTTGGCAGGATGGCCTGGACAACCGCCTGGCAACCGGTTACGAGGACGGCAAAACACCCCGGGAGATCTGGAAACCCAAAGTCGTCAACGCCGCTTCCAGTTTACTGGCCACCTGCAGCGATTATGCCCGTTTCCTCTCGGCTGTGCTCAGCAATCAACCCTTAACCGGGGCCAATACGGACCGGATGCTCAGCCGAAGGATCAAACTACCGGCCGGTCACATCATCACCCAGTACTTCGGCTGGACAGACTGGGCCATGGGATTCGCCATCAAACCCACCGCCTTCGGGAATGTATACGCTCATGGTGGTACCAACGAAGATTTCCAGTCCAATTTCATGATCGACCGCAAGACCGGGACCGGCTTCGTCGCCATGACCAACAGCAACCACGGGCATGAACTGAACAAAAAGATCGAAGCCCTTGTAATCAACGGACAATAA
- a CDS encoding DUF4249 domain-containing protein, with the protein MRNIIYITLLAILFFSSCEKAIDLKLPDNTPKYVIEAVLTNEAGGCRVSISQTKAFTGDNTFAGISGATVTISGNGTSQTLSPTTAGIYQHPSFTGVPGNTYQLTVKVDGKTFTASSTMPQPVAFDSLYVKKGEGNNKDGSPLLYAFASYRDPAATKNYYRFLQYVNTKKEKTVFIADDEFTNGNTVNNRLSFSNDNDDPARNIKSGDHLTVEMLCLDPIVYQYWYSLKNSAGGDGNNAAPSNPDTNLSDGALGYFSSHTIQRKTILAP; encoded by the coding sequence ATGAGAAACATCATTTATATCACCTTGCTGGCCATCTTATTTTTCAGCTCTTGCGAAAAGGCCATCGATCTGAAATTACCCGATAATACGCCCAAATACGTGATCGAGGCGGTACTGACCAACGAAGCCGGCGGCTGCCGTGTATCCATCTCGCAAACCAAAGCCTTCACCGGCGACAATACCTTTGCCGGTATCAGCGGCGCTACCGTCACCATCAGCGGCAACGGGACCTCCCAAACGCTTTCGCCAACAACCGCCGGGATTTACCAGCACCCCAGCTTTACCGGCGTCCCCGGCAACACCTATCAGTTGACCGTAAAGGTGGACGGCAAGACCTTTACCGCCAGCAGTACCATGCCGCAACCGGTAGCCTTTGACAGCCTTTACGTCAAAAAAGGAGAAGGCAATAACAAAGACGGCAGCCCGCTCCTGTACGCGTTCGCCAGCTACCGGGACCCCGCCGCCACCAAAAACTACTACCGTTTTCTGCAATACGTCAACACCAAAAAAGAAAAGACCGTGTTTATCGCCGATGATGAATTCACCAACGGCAATACCGTCAACAACCGCCTGAGTTTCAGTAATGACAACGACGATCCTGCCCGCAACATCAAAAGCGGCGACCATCTGACCGTGGAAATGCTTTGCCTGGACCCCATAGTCTACCAGTACTGGTACAGCCTGAAAAACAGCGCGGGCGGCGACGGCAATAATGCCGCCCCTTCCAACCCGGATACCAACCTTTCCGATGGCGCGCTGGGCTATTTCAGCTCGCATACTATCCAGCGTAAAACCATCCTGGCCCCTTAA